In Prescottella soli, a genomic segment contains:
- a CDS encoding glycoside hydrolase family 65 protein has translation MITHPAFPVEPWTLRATSLDLDVLAQTESLFTVSNGHLGWRGNLDEGDPHGLPGSYLSGVYEVRPMPYAEPGYGYPNFGETIINITDGKIVRLLIDDEPFDVRRGQLLKHEQELDLQAGVLRRTVEWCSPAGRTVRVRTTRLASFTQRAIGAVDYRVEPLDGPARVVVQSELVANEPMPEPEADPRAAAVLGEPLVGEENFDHDALVQLIHTTGESGLRVAVGMDHDVFGSHVHVESESYPDQGRVTIAAELAAGEHVRMVKYVAHGWSSRRTAPAMRDEIAGELTIARDSGWDGLVSEQRTFLDSFWEHADVVVDGDPEVQQAVRFALFQILQASARAEGVAIASKGLTGRGYDGHAFWDTEMFVLPVLTSVFPQAVADALRWRHSTLETTRDRARQLGFDGAAFPWRTITGKECSGYWPAGAAAFHVNAAVARAAIGYLRANDDTDFERTVGLDLLVETARLWRSLGYFDEDARFRIDGVTGPDEYSALVRNDLYTNLMARENLTAAVGVVERHRDRMPDLGVTDEELGGWRTAAEHMFVPYDERRGVHPQSSGFTDREVWDFAGTPPEHYPLLLHYPYFDLYRKQVVKQADVVLAMQWVPDAFTAEEKARNFAYYERLTVRDSSLSACSQAVVAADVGAMHLAYDYLGETALIDLLDLEHNTSDGLHLASLAGIWLTLVQGFGGARRRQSGLTFRPALPRGIDRLAFGVAAAGCRLRVEIDRTETRYRLVHGEELTIHHDGTSVTLRGNEIRVLPTIRPPAGPEVTQPAGREPARRYPGSDGRPTPAD, from the coding sequence GTGATCACTCATCCCGCCTTTCCGGTCGAACCCTGGACACTGCGCGCGACGAGCCTCGATCTCGACGTCCTCGCGCAGACCGAGTCCCTGTTCACTGTCTCCAACGGCCACCTCGGCTGGCGGGGCAACCTCGACGAGGGGGATCCGCACGGACTGCCCGGCAGCTATCTGTCCGGCGTCTACGAGGTCCGCCCCATGCCGTACGCCGAACCCGGGTACGGCTACCCGAACTTCGGCGAGACCATCATCAACATCACCGACGGCAAGATCGTGCGGCTGCTGATCGACGACGAGCCGTTCGACGTCCGGCGCGGACAGCTCCTCAAGCACGAGCAGGAGCTGGACCTGCAGGCCGGGGTGCTGCGGCGCACCGTCGAGTGGTGCTCGCCCGCGGGTCGGACCGTCCGGGTGCGCACCACCCGGCTCGCGTCGTTCACGCAGCGCGCGATCGGCGCCGTCGACTACCGGGTCGAGCCGCTCGACGGTCCGGCCAGAGTGGTGGTGCAGTCCGAGTTGGTCGCCAACGAGCCGATGCCCGAACCGGAGGCGGATCCGCGCGCGGCGGCGGTGCTCGGGGAGCCTCTGGTCGGCGAGGAGAACTTCGATCACGATGCGCTGGTGCAGCTCATCCACACGACCGGCGAGAGCGGACTGCGCGTGGCCGTCGGGATGGACCACGACGTGTTCGGTTCGCACGTCCATGTCGAGTCCGAGAGCTATCCCGACCAGGGGCGGGTCACGATCGCTGCGGAGCTCGCGGCCGGCGAGCACGTACGGATGGTCAAGTACGTCGCCCACGGATGGTCGTCCCGGCGGACGGCACCGGCGATGCGCGACGAGATCGCCGGTGAGCTGACGATCGCGCGGGACAGTGGTTGGGACGGGCTGGTTTCCGAGCAGCGGACGTTCCTCGACTCGTTCTGGGAGCACGCCGACGTCGTCGTCGACGGCGACCCGGAGGTCCAGCAGGCGGTGCGGTTCGCGCTGTTCCAGATCCTGCAGGCGTCGGCTCGCGCCGAGGGCGTCGCGATCGCCTCGAAGGGGCTGACCGGGCGCGGCTACGACGGTCATGCGTTCTGGGACACCGAGATGTTCGTCCTCCCGGTGCTGACGTCCGTCTTCCCGCAGGCCGTCGCCGACGCGTTGCGCTGGCGGCACTCGACTTTGGAGACGACGCGGGACCGGGCCCGCCAGCTGGGATTCGACGGTGCGGCGTTCCCGTGGCGGACCATCACCGGCAAGGAATGCAGCGGGTACTGGCCGGCCGGGGCCGCCGCGTTCCACGTCAACGCCGCCGTCGCGCGGGCCGCCATCGGATACTTGCGGGCGAACGACGACACCGACTTCGAGCGCACGGTGGGCCTGGATCTGCTCGTGGAGACGGCGCGTCTGTGGCGATCCCTCGGCTACTTCGACGAGGACGCGCGGTTCCGCATCGACGGGGTCACCGGCCCCGACGAGTACAGCGCACTCGTGCGAAACGACCTCTACACGAACCTGATGGCGCGCGAGAACCTCACCGCCGCCGTCGGTGTCGTCGAACGCCACCGCGATCGGATGCCGGATCTCGGCGTCACCGACGAGGAACTCGGCGGGTGGCGCACCGCGGCCGAACACATGTTCGTGCCGTACGACGAGCGGCGCGGCGTGCACCCGCAGTCGTCGGGATTCACCGACCGCGAGGTGTGGGACTTCGCGGGGACGCCGCCCGAGCACTACCCGCTGCTGCTGCACTATCCGTACTTCGACCTCTACCGCAAGCAGGTGGTCAAGCAGGCCGACGTCGTGCTGGCCATGCAGTGGGTGCCCGACGCGTTCACGGCCGAGGAGAAGGCCCGCAACTTCGCGTACTACGAGCGGCTGACGGTGCGGGACTCGTCACTGTCGGCGTGCAGTCAGGCGGTGGTGGCCGCGGACGTCGGAGCGATGCACCTCGCCTACGACTACCTGGGGGAGACGGCGCTGATCGACCTGCTCGACCTGGAGCACAACACGAGCGACGGTCTGCACCTGGCGTCGCTGGCCGGCATCTGGCTCACGCTCGTCCAGGGCTTCGGCGGTGCGCGGCGCAGGCAGTCCGGGCTGACGTTCCGGCCGGCGCTCCCACGCGGCATCGACCGGCTCGCGTTCGGCGTCGCCGCCGCCGGATGCCGGTTGCGGGTCGAGATCGACCGGACCGAGACGCGGTACCGACTCGTGCACGGCGAGGAACTGACCATCCATCACGACGGCACGTCGGTGACGTTGCGCGGCAACGAGATTCGGGTGTTGCCGACTATCCGTCCGCCGGCGGGGCCGGAAGTGACCCAACCGGCGGGCCGCGAGCCGGCCCGCCGGTACCCCGGCAGCGACGGGCGACCGACGCCTGCCGACTAA
- the fmt gene encoding methionyl-tRNA formyltransferase — protein MRIVFAGTPEPAVPSLRRLIESGRHEVVAVVTRPDAVAGRGRKIARSPIGQLADEHGIEVLTPKSASDPEFLARLQELAPDACPVVAYGNLLPRPVLDVPRHGWMNLHFSLLPAWRGAAPVQAAINAGDEMTGATVFALDEGMDTGPVYGVVTEAIRTTDTAGELLGRLAECGAILLENVLDGVEDGALHAVPQPREGISHAPKMTVESARIRWDQPALAVHRHVRSVTPAPGAWTMIGDLRVKVGPVTLVEETLPPGRIEIRKDGFYVGTSTTAVRLGQVQPQGKKQMAAVDWARGARLDGEVRAQ, from the coding sequence ATGCGGATCGTCTTCGCGGGGACGCCCGAACCGGCCGTGCCGTCGCTGCGGCGGCTCATCGAATCCGGACGGCACGAGGTGGTCGCCGTCGTCACCCGACCAGACGCCGTCGCCGGCCGTGGCCGCAAGATCGCGCGCTCGCCGATCGGGCAGCTCGCCGACGAACACGGCATCGAGGTGCTCACGCCGAAGTCGGCGTCGGACCCGGAGTTCCTGGCCCGGCTGCAGGAACTCGCGCCCGACGCCTGCCCGGTCGTCGCGTACGGCAATCTGCTGCCGCGACCGGTCCTCGACGTGCCGCGCCACGGATGGATGAATCTGCATTTCTCGCTGCTGCCGGCGTGGCGCGGAGCCGCGCCGGTCCAGGCCGCGATCAATGCGGGTGACGAGATGACGGGCGCGACCGTGTTCGCGCTCGACGAGGGGATGGACACCGGGCCCGTGTACGGCGTGGTGACCGAGGCGATCCGTACCACCGACACGGCGGGTGAGCTGCTCGGGCGGCTCGCCGAGTGCGGCGCGATCCTGCTCGAGAACGTGCTCGACGGCGTCGAGGACGGTGCGTTGCATGCCGTCCCGCAGCCGCGGGAAGGCATCTCGCACGCGCCGAAGATGACGGTGGAGTCGGCCCGGATCCGGTGGGACCAGCCGGCACTCGCCGTGCACCGCCACGTCCGGTCGGTGACGCCCGCCCCGGGTGCCTGGACGATGATCGGCGATCTGCGGGTCAAGGTCGGACCGGTGACGCTGGTGGAGGAGACGCTGCCGCCGGGACGGATCGAGATCCGCAAGGACGGCTTCTACGTGGGCACGTCGACGACCGCGGTGCGGCTCGGACAGGTCCAGCCGCAGGGCAAGAAGCAGATGGCGGCGGTGGACTGGGCGCGCGGTGCGCGTCTCGACGGAGAGGTGCGGGCACAGTGA
- a CDS encoding phosphoketolase family protein has product METSPDGDLALLHRYWMAANYLTVAQIYLRDNVLLRSPLAAPDIKPRLLGHWGTSPGLSLVYVHLDRLIRRTDADVLFIAGPGHGGPAVVANTYLEGTYSRLYPDVTPDEAGLRRLARQFSTPGGIPSHSGVETPGSINEGGELGYSLAHAAGAAMDNPDLLVACVVGDGEAETGPLSASWKAPFFLDPAHDGAVLPILHLNGYKISGPTVLGRRSDEEVLALLHAFGWDPVLVAGDDPAQVHRDMAETVDRAYTAITRIRRDARESGFTERPRWPAIVLRTPKGWTGPSIVDGLEVEGTFRAHQVPVADVRDDPTHLRILEQWMLSYRPEEQFDAQGRLVPELAALAPDGDRRMGANPHGNGGQLLRALELPAADRYAVEVPSPGAVHHETTRPLGEFLRDVYVANPDNFRLFCPDETNSNRLGAVFEVTDRCFVGTLIPGDDHVGHHGRVMEVLSEHLCQGWLEGYLLTGRHGLFATYEAFAMVSASMTIQHAKWLERSRSIDWRAPVASLNILLTSTCWRNDHNGFSHQGPGLIDTVLSLSGGVTRVYLPPDANSLLVVAERAFESRDCVNLLVVDKQSHPQYLTLEQARKHVAAGASVWDWAGTESGDGGEPDIVLACVGDVPTEETLAAAALLRGHVPDLRVRVVNVVDLMSMAPADIHPHGRRHDAFEELFTADVDVVVAWHGYARAFHQLLHGRANPDRFHVRGYTEQGTTTTPFDMVVLNHMSRYHLAIEALRRCRRTSDGAAELTGYCERMLDRHHAYVREHLEDMPEVRGWVWPEPV; this is encoded by the coding sequence GTGGAAACCAGCCCCGACGGCGATCTCGCATTACTGCACCGCTACTGGATGGCGGCGAACTATCTGACCGTGGCGCAGATCTACCTCCGTGACAACGTGCTGCTGCGCAGTCCACTGGCGGCGCCGGACATCAAGCCGCGGCTACTCGGGCACTGGGGCACCAGTCCCGGACTGTCGCTCGTGTACGTGCACCTCGACCGGCTCATCCGCCGCACCGACGCCGACGTCCTGTTCATCGCCGGCCCCGGTCACGGCGGCCCAGCCGTCGTCGCGAACACCTACCTCGAGGGCACGTATTCGCGGCTGTACCCGGACGTCACGCCGGACGAGGCCGGGCTGCGGCGGTTGGCGCGACAATTCTCCACGCCCGGCGGCATTCCGAGTCATTCCGGTGTGGAGACGCCGGGATCGATCAACGAGGGCGGCGAGCTCGGGTATTCGCTCGCGCATGCGGCGGGCGCGGCGATGGACAACCCCGACCTGCTCGTCGCGTGCGTCGTCGGTGACGGCGAGGCCGAGACCGGGCCGCTGTCGGCGTCGTGGAAGGCCCCGTTCTTCCTCGACCCGGCGCACGACGGCGCCGTGCTGCCGATCCTGCACCTCAACGGGTACAAGATCTCAGGCCCGACCGTGCTCGGGCGCCGCTCGGACGAGGAGGTGCTGGCGCTGCTGCACGCGTTCGGCTGGGATCCCGTGCTGGTCGCCGGCGACGATCCGGCGCAGGTCCACCGGGACATGGCCGAGACCGTCGATCGCGCCTACACCGCGATCACTCGGATCCGCCGCGACGCCCGCGAATCCGGCTTCACGGAACGCCCACGGTGGCCGGCGATCGTCCTGCGCACACCGAAGGGCTGGACGGGACCGAGCATCGTCGACGGCCTCGAAGTCGAGGGCACGTTCCGTGCGCACCAGGTTCCGGTCGCCGACGTCCGCGACGACCCCACGCACCTGCGGATCCTCGAGCAGTGGATGCTCTCGTACCGACCCGAGGAACAGTTCGACGCGCAGGGCAGGCTGGTCCCCGAACTCGCCGCGCTCGCACCGGACGGCGACCGGCGGATGGGCGCGAACCCGCACGGGAACGGCGGGCAACTCCTGCGCGCGCTCGAACTTCCCGCCGCGGACCGGTACGCCGTCGAGGTGCCGTCACCGGGCGCGGTCCACCACGAGACCACCCGGCCACTCGGCGAGTTCCTCCGCGACGTCTACGTCGCCAACCCCGACAACTTCCGACTGTTCTGCCCCGACGAGACCAACAGCAACCGCCTGGGCGCGGTGTTCGAGGTGACGGACCGCTGCTTCGTGGGAACCCTCATTCCGGGCGACGACCACGTCGGCCATCACGGACGGGTGATGGAAGTGCTGTCGGAGCACCTGTGCCAGGGCTGGCTCGAGGGCTATCTCCTCACCGGTCGGCACGGGCTGTTCGCGACGTACGAGGCCTTCGCGATGGTCAGCGCCTCGATGACCATTCAGCACGCCAAGTGGCTCGAGCGCTCGCGCTCCATCGACTGGCGTGCTCCGGTGGCGAGCCTGAACATCCTGCTGACGTCGACCTGCTGGCGCAACGACCACAACGGGTTCTCCCATCAGGGCCCGGGGCTGATCGACACCGTCCTGTCCCTGTCCGGGGGCGTCACCCGGGTGTACCTCCCCCCGGACGCGAATTCGCTGCTGGTGGTCGCCGAACGGGCCTTCGAGTCCCGGGACTGCGTCAACCTGCTGGTGGTGGACAAGCAGTCCCACCCGCAGTACCTGACGCTCGAGCAGGCGCGCAAGCACGTCGCGGCCGGTGCGTCGGTGTGGGACTGGGCCGGGACGGAGAGCGGCGACGGCGGCGAACCCGATATCGTGCTGGCGTGCGTCGGCGACGTTCCGACCGAGGAGACCCTCGCCGCCGCGGCACTACTGCGCGGGCACGTACCCGACCTGCGGGTCCGGGTGGTCAACGTCGTCGACCTGATGTCGATGGCCCCGGCCGACATCCACCCGCACGGGCGCCGGCACGACGCCTTCGAGGAACTGTTCACTGCGGACGTCGACGTCGTCGTCGCGTGGCACGGCTACGCCCGCGCATTCCATCAACTGCTCCACGGGCGGGCGAACCCCGACCGGTTCCACGTCCGCGGCTACACCGAGCAGGGCACGACCACCACCCCGTTCGACATGGTGGTGCTCAACCACATGAGCCGCTACCACCTCGCGATCGAGGCACTGCGCCGCTGCCGTCGGACGTCGGACGGTGCGGCCGAGCTGACGGGGTACTGCGAACGGATGCTCGACCGCCACCACGCCTACGTCCGCGAACACCTCGAGGACATGCCAGAGGTGCGGGGCTGGGTGTGGCCCGAGCCGGTGTGA
- a CDS encoding RsmB/NOP family class I SAM-dependent RNA methyltransferase: MSDEKRPARRSGGSGRQGGRPGGQGRHGDRSRPRQARRPDPAQASIDQPRRAARDVLRAVRERDAYANLVLPGLLRERRLDGRDAALATELAYGAARARGLLDAVIARCAGRPIDEIDGPLLDVLQLGTYQLLRTRIAPHAAVATSVDLVRAEAGSGKAGFVNAVLRRVSEKTEDEWVAELAPDAVADPVGHLAFRYAHPKWIAQAFADSLGVDAGELQDVLIADDARPAVHLVARPGEISAEELALVTGGEVGPYSPYAVHLDGGDPGLLDAVREGLAGVQDEGSQLVARALTLAPLDGPDGGRWLDLCAGPGGKAALLGALADIEGGRLDAVEPAEHRADLIRKTTRGLPVDVHVADGRDPGLDGGYDRILVDAPCTGLGALRRRPEARWRRQPSDVAGLAKLQRELLESALKLVRPGGVVLYSTCSPHVAETVTVVADAVRRHGAIPLDTRELVPGVPGVGDGPGVQLWPHRHGTDAMFMAALKRPLEG, from the coding sequence GTGAGTGACGAGAAGCGACCGGCGCGGCGGTCCGGCGGATCGGGTCGTCAGGGCGGACGCCCCGGCGGCCAGGGAAGGCACGGCGACCGCAGCCGGCCCCGGCAGGCCCGGCGCCCCGATCCGGCGCAGGCGTCGATCGATCAGCCGCGGCGCGCGGCCCGCGACGTGCTGCGGGCGGTTCGGGAGCGGGACGCGTACGCGAATCTCGTTCTGCCGGGACTGCTTCGGGAACGTCGCCTCGACGGCCGCGACGCCGCGTTGGCGACCGAACTGGCCTACGGTGCGGCCCGGGCCCGCGGCCTGCTCGACGCCGTCATCGCGCGTTGTGCGGGCCGTCCGATCGACGAGATCGACGGCCCGCTCCTCGATGTCCTGCAGCTCGGTACCTACCAGTTGCTGCGCACGCGGATCGCGCCGCACGCCGCGGTCGCGACATCGGTCGACCTGGTGCGCGCGGAGGCCGGCTCCGGCAAGGCGGGATTCGTCAACGCGGTGCTGCGGCGGGTGTCGGAGAAGACGGAGGACGAGTGGGTGGCCGAGCTGGCGCCCGACGCGGTCGCCGACCCGGTGGGCCATCTCGCGTTCCGGTACGCCCATCCCAAGTGGATCGCTCAGGCCTTCGCCGACTCGCTCGGCGTGGACGCGGGTGAGCTCCAGGACGTGCTGATCGCGGACGACGCCCGCCCGGCCGTCCACCTGGTGGCGCGGCCAGGGGAGATCTCGGCGGAGGAACTCGCGCTCGTCACCGGTGGCGAGGTGGGCCCGTACTCGCCGTACGCGGTGCACCTCGACGGCGGCGACCCGGGTCTGCTCGACGCGGTCCGCGAGGGTCTCGCGGGCGTCCAGGACGAGGGCAGCCAGTTGGTGGCCCGCGCGCTGACGCTCGCGCCGCTCGATGGCCCCGACGGCGGCCGCTGGCTCGACCTGTGCGCGGGTCCCGGCGGCAAGGCCGCACTGCTCGGTGCGCTGGCCGACATCGAGGGCGGCCGACTGGATGCGGTGGAGCCGGCTGAGCACCGCGCCGACCTGATCCGCAAGACGACCCGCGGTCTGCCTGTCGACGTCCACGTGGCGGACGGGCGCGATCCCGGACTGGACGGTGGCTACGACCGGATCCTCGTGGACGCCCCGTGCACCGGCCTCGGCGCGTTGCGCCGGCGGCCCGAGGCACGTTGGCGGCGGCAGCCGTCGGACGTGGCGGGCCTGGCGAAGTTGCAGCGTGAGCTGCTCGAATCGGCGCTGAAGCTCGTCCGGCCGGGCGGGGTCGTGCTCTATTCGACGTGCTCGCCGCACGTCGCCGAGACGGTCACGGTGGTCGCGGACGCGGTGCGCCGGCACGGTGCGATCCCGCTCGATACCCGCGAGCTGGTCCCAGGAGTTCCGGGCGTCGGGGACGGTCCGGGCGTGCAGCTGTGGCCGCACCGGCACGGTACGGACGCGATGTTCATGGCGGCGCTGAAGAGGCCGCTCGAGGGCTGA
- a CDS encoding alpha/beta hydrolase produces the protein MTTAPERVDNGHADPEKTVARRRWDGLRAWARRSNAVGLAVALVFFTWSISPSLLPRAWYLQGVATGISVAAGYGVGCLAAWVVRSCGVTPAWSTRTRRIGWWILGIAAVILVPVFLVLGAVWQNYVRDLVGIEHTSHANVLLVFLIAVAVWFVLLEAARGIRVGTRKLTDLARRLIPRPAANVAGLAVAVLVAVLVVNGALYNGLIAFANWSFSGADTATAPGVEQPTVPERSGSTASAQAWDTLGQEGRTFVGRGPDAAEITAVTGRPAKEPIRVYAGRESAGSVDEVADLVVAELDRTKAWERKVLAVNTTTGRGWVNQDVASSLEYLEAGDTAIASMQYSFLPSPLAFIADRQTPQVAGRDLFNAVFARWIDLPVETRPKLVVFGESLGSYGGQNAFAGYQDMAVRVDGGLWVGTPNFTPQWQEVTADRDSGSPEILPVVDDGRSVRFAADPEDLDIGGVWGPRRVVYWQHASDPIVWWSPSLLFHEPDWLREPRGRDVDPNMTWMPLVTFWQVTLDMVFSADVPAGHGHSYGPEAAGMWARILQPEGWSDEDTARVQAALTGEGSAP, from the coding sequence ATGACCACAGCTCCCGAGCGCGTCGACAACGGCCACGCCGACCCCGAGAAGACGGTGGCCCGCCGTAGGTGGGACGGACTGCGGGCCTGGGCGCGCCGCTCGAACGCGGTCGGGCTGGCGGTGGCGCTGGTCTTCTTCACGTGGTCGATCAGTCCTTCGCTGCTGCCCCGCGCCTGGTACCTGCAGGGCGTCGCGACGGGAATCTCGGTGGCCGCAGGGTACGGCGTCGGCTGCCTCGCGGCCTGGGTGGTCCGCTCGTGTGGGGTGACGCCGGCGTGGTCGACGCGCACCCGGAGGATCGGATGGTGGATCCTCGGGATCGCAGCGGTGATCCTCGTCCCCGTCTTCCTCGTGCTCGGGGCGGTGTGGCAGAACTACGTTCGCGATCTCGTCGGCATCGAGCACACCAGCCACGCCAACGTGCTGCTGGTGTTCCTCATCGCCGTCGCCGTGTGGTTCGTCCTCCTCGAGGCCGCGCGCGGGATCCGGGTCGGGACACGCAAGCTCACCGACCTGGCACGGCGCCTTATTCCGCGGCCGGCCGCGAACGTGGCGGGGCTGGCGGTTGCCGTCCTCGTCGCGGTGCTGGTCGTCAACGGCGCGCTGTACAACGGCCTGATCGCGTTCGCGAACTGGAGCTTCTCGGGAGCCGACACCGCGACCGCGCCCGGAGTGGAGCAGCCGACCGTGCCCGAACGCAGCGGATCTACCGCGTCCGCGCAGGCGTGGGACACCCTCGGGCAGGAGGGGCGCACGTTCGTCGGCCGCGGACCGGACGCCGCGGAGATCACGGCGGTGACGGGTCGGCCGGCGAAGGAACCGATCCGCGTCTACGCCGGACGGGAGTCGGCAGGCTCCGTGGACGAAGTGGCGGATCTCGTGGTCGCCGAGCTCGATCGCACGAAGGCGTGGGAACGGAAGGTGCTCGCGGTCAACACCACCACGGGGCGCGGCTGGGTGAACCAGGACGTGGCCTCCTCGCTCGAGTACCTCGAGGCCGGCGACACGGCGATCGCGTCGATGCAGTACTCGTTCCTGCCGAGTCCGCTCGCGTTCATCGCCGACCGGCAGACGCCGCAGGTCGCCGGGCGGGACCTCTTCAACGCCGTGTTCGCGCGGTGGATCGACCTGCCCGTCGAGACCCGCCCGAAGCTCGTCGTCTTCGGCGAGAGCCTCGGCTCGTACGGCGGTCAGAACGCGTTCGCCGGCTACCAGGACATGGCGGTGCGTGTCGACGGCGGGCTGTGGGTCGGCACCCCGAACTTCACCCCGCAGTGGCAGGAGGTCACCGCCGATCGCGACTCCGGCTCACCCGAGATCCTGCCGGTGGTCGACGACGGCCGGTCGGTGCGGTTCGCGGCCGACCCCGAGGACCTGGACATCGGCGGCGTCTGGGGGCCGCGCCGGGTGGTCTACTGGCAGCACGCGAGCGATCCGATCGTGTGGTGGTCGCCCTCGCTGCTGTTCCACGAACCGGACTGGCTGCGGGAACCGCGCGGCCGCGACGTCGACCCGAACATGACCTGGATGCCGCTGGTCACCTTCTGGCAGGTGACGCTCGACATGGTGTTCTCCGCGGACGTCCCGGCCGGACACGGTCATTCGTACGGGCCCGAGGCCGCGGGTATGTGGGCGCGGATTCTGCAGCCCGAGGGGTGGTCCGACGAGGACACCGCACGGGTGCAGGCGGCGCTCACCGGGGAGGGGAGCGCTCCGTAG
- a CDS encoding zinc-binding alcohol dehydrogenase family protein gives MRAWRTTRPGPLADRPLRMDRELLPRPTSKDLLVKVLACGVCRTDLHVVEGELPPHRLNVIPGHEIVGEVVGVGEDLGEHAGRFEVGQRVGIAWLRGTCGHCRYCVRGDENLCPYSTYTGWDADGGYAEYTTVPADYALELPTGYPIVEIAPLLCAGIIGYRSLLRADLPDGGRLGIYGFGGSAHLTAQVALARGARVHVMTRGEEARELAFSLGAASVQGAADPPPEPLDSAILFAPAGDLVPPALEALDAGGTLALAGIHLSDIPPLNYQRHLFRERQVRSVTANTRQDARDFLAFAQQHRLRVSAHRYPLDAADKALADLAGGAFGGAAVLVP, from the coding sequence ATGCGCGCCTGGCGTACCACCAGACCCGGGCCGCTGGCGGATCGCCCACTCCGGATGGACCGCGAACTGCTCCCGCGGCCCACCAGCAAGGATCTGCTCGTCAAGGTCCTCGCGTGCGGCGTGTGCCGGACGGACCTGCACGTCGTCGAGGGCGAACTGCCGCCCCATCGGCTCAACGTGATTCCCGGCCACGAGATCGTCGGCGAGGTCGTCGGGGTGGGCGAGGACCTGGGAGAACACGCCGGGCGATTCGAGGTGGGCCAGCGAGTGGGAATCGCGTGGCTGCGGGGTACCTGCGGGCACTGTCGCTACTGCGTGCGTGGTGACGAGAACCTGTGCCCCTACTCGACGTACACGGGGTGGGACGCCGACGGCGGCTACGCCGAGTACACGACGGTGCCGGCCGACTACGCGCTCGAACTCCCCACCGGATATCCGATCGTGGAGATCGCGCCGCTGCTGTGCGCGGGCATCATCGGCTACCGGTCGCTGTTGCGCGCCGACCTGCCCGACGGCGGGCGCCTCGGGATCTACGGCTTCGGCGGCAGCGCCCACCTCACCGCGCAGGTCGCGCTGGCCCGCGGCGCTCGGGTCCACGTGATGACCCGCGGCGAGGAGGCGCGTGAACTGGCCTTCAGTCTGGGTGCGGCGTCGGTACAGGGCGCGGCCGACCCGCCGCCGGAACCCCTGGACTCGGCGATCCTGTTCGCACCGGCCGGCGACCTCGTGCCGCCCGCGCTCGAGGCGCTCGACGCCGGTGGCACGCTCGCGCTCGCCGGCATCCACCTCAGCGACATTCCGCCGCTGAACTATCAGCGGCACCTGTTCCGCGAGCGCCAGGTCCGCAGCGTCACCGCCAACACGCGGCAGGACGCGAGGGATTTCCTGGCGTTCGCGCAGCAGCACCGCCTGCGGGTCAGTGCCCACCGCTATCCGCTCGACGCCGCCGACAAGGCGCTCGCGGACCTCGCCGGCGGGGCGTTCGGCGGTGCGGCTGTTCTTGTGCCGTGA
- a CDS encoding mycofactocin-coupled SDR family oxidoreductase produces the protein MNRVSGKVVLITGAARGQGRSHAVHLADEGADIIAFDICEDIETNEYPLATQADLDETGRLVEKAGRRIVTAKVDVRDRAALEQALASAVATLGRLDVVVANAGICPLGNHVPPRGFVDAFDVDFVGVVNTIHAAMPYLKAGASIIATGSVAGLVPQTGINGQQAMQGPGGDGYGLAKKMIGTYTESLALTLGPSSIRVNAIHPTNVDTDMLQSAPMYKTFRPDLENPTAEDAKVTFPFMQAMPTPWVDPADISHAVVYLASDESRFVTGQQLRVDAGAGLKLGI, from the coding sequence ATGAATCGGGTTTCCGGGAAAGTCGTTCTGATCACCGGCGCCGCGCGCGGGCAGGGCCGCAGTCACGCCGTTCACCTCGCCGACGAGGGCGCCGACATCATCGCGTTCGACATCTGCGAAGACATCGAGACCAACGAGTACCCGCTCGCCACCCAGGCCGATCTCGACGAGACCGGGCGACTGGTCGAGAAGGCGGGGCGGCGGATCGTCACCGCGAAGGTCGACGTGCGGGACAGGGCCGCGCTCGAGCAGGCACTCGCGTCGGCCGTTGCGACGCTGGGACGGCTCGACGTCGTCGTCGCCAACGCGGGCATCTGCCCGCTCGGCAACCACGTTCCACCGCGGGGCTTCGTCGACGCGTTCGACGTCGACTTCGTCGGAGTCGTCAACACCATCCACGCGGCCATGCCGTACCTGAAGGCCGGGGCGTCGATCATCGCCACCGGCTCGGTCGCCGGCCTGGTCCCGCAGACGGGCATCAACGGCCAGCAGGCGATGCAGGGGCCCGGTGGCGACGGTTACGGGCTCGCGAAGAAGATGATCGGGACCTACACCGAGTCGCTGGCGCTCACCTTGGGGCCCAGTTCGATTCGGGTGAACGCCATCCATCCCACCAACGTCGACACCGACATGCTGCAGAGCGCGCCGATGTACAAGACCTTCCGTCCCGACCTCGAGAACCCCACCGCCGAGGACGCGAAGGTGACGTTCCCGTTCATGCAGGCCATGCCGACGCCGTGGGTCGATCCCGCGGACATCTCGCACGCGGTCGTGTATCTGGCGTCGGACGAGTCGCGCTTCGTCACCGGCCAGCAGCTGCGGGTCGACGCCGGGGCCGGGCTGAAGCTCGGAATCTGA